One Centroberyx gerrardi isolate f3 chromosome 6, fCenGer3.hap1.cur.20231027, whole genome shotgun sequence genomic region harbors:
- the ttc12 gene encoding tetratricopeptide repeat protein 12: protein MMDQLEDFESFVKKVDKISELVKELKSSDADAQQKAVEKADHYISALDVDEPCRTKINRTTINTNPPPQPSSLSPQNTSSVSPENFMKIMERDAEDRRQRRREKEEKAIALKVKGNAAYTQEDYETAVKYYSDGLAELRDMQPLYTNRAQAYIKLGKYKEAISDCEWALKCNEKCIKAYLHMGKAYMALKNYNKSRNCYETIVEIEPGREKMVKEYLTQVDLEEERESQERSAREEFDKGEEKATTVPQLLEKLSRPEQIPLYYCGGLELLSQAITDCTGQTLFRLNNGFSIISSNDTVRSCLLQKTREPYAQELCMSVLKLWRVICNGNDENQKMLMRCPASSQSIVYLVTSEHIAVRTECLALLCLYSQMPHSRGLAIDNLNLHMLMKNLMECISKPKQQQENTAVVVLENFASENKFCMQLRDAVPESVSVPFTTILRNISRSNQHVLPPLISAIGCLARDDVIRHNMADNPECWEAFLVAMKQCSACEYKEIHYPMLGLIINLSTINSPAIQEHAVSLSGLCLGLLSDSDGGIITRATGVLSTVLPQSPAAVQHAVQGGVVRTMRRLLKGAGQTTTKYAIKTLTVCTAASHLAREELVKSDKRLSILRRLLGSSCDEVVSGNAALCLGHCLELEGIASNLLGTDIVPLLLRHAAGNAKRTAVQQNAAIALGKLCRSEPRHVNKLRELHGLEILHSCMKLIT from the exons ATGATGGACCAGCTTGAAGACTTCGAAAGTTTTGTGAAGAAAGTTGACAAAATAA gtgAACTGGTGAAGGAACTAAAATCCTCTGACGCTGATGCCCAGCAGAAAGCAGTTGAGAAGGCTGATCACTATATTTCTGCCTTGGACGTAGATGAGCCATGCAGGACAAAAATCAACAGGACAACAATCAACACAAATCCTCCACCACAGCCTTCGTCACTG AGTCCACAGAATACTTCAAGTGTAAGTCCAG AGAATTTCATGAAGATTATGGAGAGAGATGCTGAAGACAGGagacaaaggaggagagaaaaagaggaaaaggcaATTG CGCTCAAAGTCAAGGGGAATGCAGCTTATACCCAAGAAGACTATGAAACTGCTGTGAAGTATTACAGTGATGGATTGGCTGAACTACGTGACATGCAGCCGTTGTACACCAACCGGGCACAA GCCTATATCAAGCTGGGAAAGTACAAGGAGGCCATCAGTGACTGTGAATGGGCCCTGAAG tgcaATGAGAAGTGCATCAAGGCTTACCTTCACATGGGCAAAGCATATATGGCACTGAAGAACTATAACAAG tccagaAACTGCTATGAAACGATAGTGGAAATTGAACCTGGAAGGGAGAAGATGGTCAAAG AATACCTGACCCAGGTGGAtttggaagaggagagagagagccaggagAGGAGTGCGAGGGAAGAGTTTgacaagggagaggagaaggccACAACAGTGCCCCAGCTGCTAGAGAAGCTGTCAAGGCCCGAACAGATCCCCCTCTACTACTGTGGAGGGTTGGAGCTTCTGTCACAAGCCATTACTGACT GTACTGGCCAGACCCTGTTCAGACTGAACAATGGCTTCAGTATCATCAGCAGCAATGACACGGTGAGGAG TTGCCTGTTGCAGAAAACGAGGGAACCGTACGCCCAGGAGTTGTGTATGTCCGTTCTGAAATTATGGAGGGTGATTTGCAATGGAAATG ATGAAAACCAGAAGATGCTGATGAGATGCCCAGCCTCCAGCCAGTCCATTGTTTACTTGGTAACATCAGAACACATTGCAGTGCGGACAGAATGCCTGGCACTGCTGTGTTTGTACTCACAGATGCCACACAGCAGAGGTTTGGCCATTGACAACTTGAATTTGCACAT GTTAATGAAGAACCTCATGGAGTGCATCTCAAAGccaaagcagcagcaggagaacacAGCGGTGGTTGTTCTAGAGAACTTTGCATCAGAAAACAA ATTTTGCATGCAGCTAAGGGATGCGGTGCCAGAATCTGTCAGTGTCCCTTTTACAACAATACTG AGAAATATCAGCAGGTCCAATCAGCATGTCCTTCCACCTCTGATATCAGCTATTGGCTGTCTGGCTAGAGATGATGTCATCCGCCACAACATGGCTGACAATCCAGAATGTTGGGAGGCCTTTCTGGTCGCCATG AAGCAGTGCAGTGCATGTGAATACAAAGAGATCCATTATCCTATGCTTGGGCTGATCATCAACCTGTCCACTATCAACTCTCCAGCCATACAG GAGCATGCTGTTTCCCTCAGTGGTTTGTGTCTGGGCCTGCTGAGTGATAGTGATGGAGGAATCATAACT AGAGCCACAGGCGTGCTGAGCACTGTCCTGCCGCAGTCCCCTGCTGCCGTTCAGCATGCCGTCCAGGGGGGCGTGGTTAGAACCATGCGCCGGCTGCTGAAG GGAGCAGGGCAGACTACCACTAAGTATGCCATTAAGACCCTCACAGTGTGCACTGCTGCCAGTCACTTGGCACGGGAAGAGCTGGTGAAGTCTGATAAAA GACTCTCCATTTTACGCCGTCTGCTGGGCTCCAGCTGTGATGAGGTGGTGTCAGGGAATGCAGCCCTATGTCTGGGCCACTGCCTTGAGTTGGAGGGAATTGCCAGCAACCTGCTGGGCACGGATATTGTGCCGCTACTGCTGCGCCACGCTGCAGGGAATGCCAAGAGGACGGCTGTGCAACAGAATGCAGCTATCGCACTGGGGAAACTGTGTCGATCCGAGCCCAG ACATGTGAACAAGCTTCGAGAACTCCACGGTCTTGAGATCCTCCACTCCTGCATGAAGCTAATCACATGA